One window of the Sebastes umbrosus isolate fSebUmb1 chromosome 1, fSebUmb1.pri, whole genome shotgun sequence genome contains the following:
- the cnbpb gene encoding CCHC-type zinc finger, nucleic acid binding protein b isoform X2, translating into MSCNECFGCGRSGHWVKNCPSAGRGRAKGRGRGKDLFCYRCGEPGHVARDCEKTEDACYNCQRAGHISRDCKEPKKEREQLCYNCGKCGHMARDCNHANEQKCYSCGGFGHIQKCCDKVKCYSLSERNVIGPASINQPITSQVWPHHCHTGE; encoded by the exons TGAGCTGTAATGAGTGTTTCGGCTGTGGCCGCAGTGGTCACTGGGTGAAAAACTGTCCAAGCGCTGGGCGAGGACGAGCGAAAGGTCGTGGCAGAGGCAAAG atcTGTTCTGTTATCGATGTGGGGAACCCGGACATGTCGCCAGAGACTGTGAGAAGACTGAGGACG CCTGTTATAACTGCCAAAGAGCAGGTCACATCTCCAGAGACTGCAAGGAGCCGAAGAAGGAGCGAGAGCAGCTGTGCTACAACTGTGGGAAGTGCGGCCACATGGCCCGGGACTGCAACCACGCCAACGAGCAGAAGTGCTACTCCTGCGGCGGCTTTGGACACATTCAGAAATGCTGCGACAAGGTCAAATGCTACAG TTTGTCTGAAAGAAACGTGATTGGCCCTGCCTCCATCAATCAGCCAATCACCTCGCAGGTCTGGCCACATCATTGCCACACGGGGGAATGa
- the isy1 gene encoding pre-mRNA-splicing factor ISY1 homolog has translation MARNAEKAMTALARFRQAQLEEGKVKERRPFLASECSELPKAEKWRRQIISEISKKVAQIQNAGLGEFKIRDLNDEINKLLREKGHWEVRIKELGGPDYARVGPRMLDHEGKEVPGNRGYKYFGAARDLPGVRELFEKEPAPALRKTRAELMKEVDAEYYGYRDEDDGVLLPLETQYEKQAVLEAAQRWKAEKDARLSGDKQQEEEEEEEEKSIYTIHKEEPDDEESREEQEGEEGGVTFIAHVPVPSQKEVEEALVRRKKMELLQRYASETLQAQSQAARTLLGL, from the exons atG GCGAGAAACGCTGAGAAGGCCAT GACGGCTCTGGCTCGGTTCAGACAGGCTCAGCTGGAGGAGGGAAAAGTCAAG GAGAGGAGACCTTTTCTGGCGTCGGAGTGCAGTGAACTTCCTAAAGCTGAGAAATGGAGGCGACAG atCATCAGTGAGATCTCAAAGAAGGTGGCTCAGATCCAGAATG ctggTCTCGGGGAGTTCAAGATTCGGGACCTGAATGATGAGATCAACAAGCTGCTGAGAGAGAAGGGTCACTGGGAGGTCCGGATTAAAGAACTGGGAGGACCGGACTATGCG cgAGTCGGTCCGAGGATGTTGGATCATGAGGGGAAGGAGGTTCCAGGAAATCGAGGATACAAATACTTTGGAGCAGCCAGAGACCTGCCCGGAGTCAGAGAGCTGTTTGAGAAGGAGC CTGCCCCGGCGCTGAGGAAGACGAGGGCGGAGTTGATGAAGGAAGTGGATGCAGAGTATTACGGTTACAGAGACGAAGACGACGGAGTGCTGCTTCCTCTGGAGACGCAGTACGAGAAACAAG CTGTGTTGGAGGCGGCGCAGAGGTGGAAAGCGGAGAAGGACGCTCGTCTGTCAGGAGACAAacaacaggaggaagaggaggaggaggaggagaagagcatCTATACCATCCACAAGGAAgag cctGATGATGAGGAGAGCCgggaggagcaggagggagaggaggggggtgtcACCTTCATCGCACACGTACCTGTTCCTTCACAGAAAGAg gtgGAGGAGGCTCTGGtcaggaggaagaagatggagTTGTTGCAGCGTTACGCCAGCGAGACTCTTCAGGCTCAGAGTCAAGCGGCAAGAACTCTGCTGGGACTGTaa
- the cnbpb gene encoding CCHC-type zinc finger, nucleic acid binding protein b isoform X1 — protein MSCNECFGCGRSGHWVKNCPSAGRGRAKGRGRGKDLFCYRCGEPGHVARDCEKTEDACYNCQRAGHISRDCKEPKKEREQLCYNCGKCGHMARDCNHANEQKCYSCGGFGHIQKCCDKVKCYRCGEIGHVAVHCSKASELNCYNCGKSGHLAKECTIEATA, from the exons TGAGCTGTAATGAGTGTTTCGGCTGTGGCCGCAGTGGTCACTGGGTGAAAAACTGTCCAAGCGCTGGGCGAGGACGAGCGAAAGGTCGTGGCAGAGGCAAAG atcTGTTCTGTTATCGATGTGGGGAACCCGGACATGTCGCCAGAGACTGTGAGAAGACTGAGGACG CCTGTTATAACTGCCAAAGAGCAGGTCACATCTCCAGAGACTGCAAGGAGCCGAAGAAGGAGCGAGAGCAGCTGTGCTACAACTGTGGGAAGTGCGGCCACATGGCCCGGGACTGCAACCACGCCAACGAGCAGAAGTGCTACTCCTGCGGCGGCTTTGGACACATTCAGAAATGCTGCGACAAGGTCAAATGCTACAG GTGTGGGGAGATCGGCCATGTTGCGGTGCACTGCAGCAAGGCATCGGAGTTGAACTGCTATAACTGTGGAAAGTCGGGTCACCTGGCGAAGGAGTGCACCATCGAGGCCACCGCCTAA